TGCATCAACTCTGGGCTACATCATGCGAATCAAGTAAAATCTCTCAACGGATTTACGCTACATAAATTGGGTAGCAGTTAATGAGGCGCTGAGTGAAGAAGCACCTAACTAGTAGCTCTAGGCGTTCGTCGCTCTGCTCCTCACTGGAACGCTTCGCTGTGCGTCCCATACCATGGTAGTTAGAGCAGAAAAAATGATCTCTAAGCTGAATTCAAAAGCCATAGTTTATGGAGTTATCACGTACCCAATTGTGTATGTAGCATACGTGGCCTTTCTCAACGTATTGCTTCCTGATGATCCAGGTCCTTACATTGATTGGATTTATGCATTATTCAATATCGTCAGCTGGATTGGTTTGCTGTTGCCTGGATATTTCGCAGGCAGGATAGCGCAAGAGAAAGGCATTCTCCATGGGTTTGTAGTCGGAATATTGGCTGGGGCAGGATCTTCTGCATTTTTTGCTTTCGTCTTGAGTGAGCAATGGCTGGGAGAGTCCGCTGTTCTGAATATCGTGTATTACATGGCATTCATTACGTTCACTGCATCAGTTGGCGGTGGCCTTGGGCAACTTCATGCGAAGTATCGGTTGGCGGCGTAACGCTCAACAATACAAACTTAGTCGACCATCAATAGCTGTGTCGTTCCCACTTCGTTTTGGAGGTTTTTTTATACGAGGATCTGCAGCGTTAGTGTCCGCTTGTCAGAAAGTACTTCAATACATTCTCAATGTCAGCTTCGGTCGCTCAACAGACAGCCGCAGTCTTGCCGAAGGCGAATGCTAGCTTTCCGCATATCGTGCTAAGAATTAGTCCCATCCCGTGACAATTTTTCGTACTAAACTACTAGCTAGAAATTGACTACTTCCAAATAACCTAATTGCGTCAATTAGCGTTCATTTGCGGACTTTTCATTAACAGCAGTAGATTAATAAAGCCGGCCCATTAACCATACCGACCTTCAATATAATCCGCCGTCTCCTTCTGCTCCGGGGTAACAAACAGATCTTCTGTCGCTTGATGCTCGATCACTCTACCCATCAGCATGAAGATACACTCTTCACTGGCCCGTCTGGCCTGAGCCATGTTGTGGGTCACAATCAGGATGGTGTATTCACCACGCAGTTCCCAGATCAACTCCTCTACTGCGGCGGTTCCCTTCGGGTCCAAAGCAGAGCAGGGCTCATCCATCAGCAGCACGCTGGGTTTCACCGGCAGCAGCCGGGCGATGCAGAGTTTCTGCTGCTCCTCCAGTGAGAGTTCGGTGCCTTTGTTATTCAAACGATCTTTGACCTTCTCCCAAAGCAGCACCTGTTTGAGCGCGGACTCGACGATCTCATCCTGATCCGCTTTGGAGCCCTTGTTGTGCAGGCGATGGCCGAACAGAATGTTGTCGCGGATAGAGATCGGCAGTGGGTTGGGGCGTTGGAATACCATGCCGATCTGCTTTCTGACCTGTACCAGTTCGACAGCTGGATCGTAGATATTGTTGTCCAGGACATTGATGTCGCCTTCGATACGCACATAGCCCAGACGCTCGTTGATGCGGTTGACACTGCGCAGAAAGGTCGATTTACCACAGCCGGATGGACCGATCAGCGAAGTGATCATGCCATTTCGAATACTCAGGTCCACATCGAAAAGGGCTTGAAATGTGCCGTACCACAGATTCAGCTTCCGGGTATGAATGGCATACTCTGGGGATTGGTTGTCGTCTTGATCTATTATGGCATTCATGTTGGTTTTTGTATTCGTGTTAACAGGCTCTAAGCATCGGCATCAACCGAACTTACCCTCGACGTAATCGCGGGTTCTCTGGTCCTTCACCTCGCCAGTGAAGAGATCTTCCGTATTGCCTACCTCGACACATTCGTTTTCGAGGAAAAAGGCGGTTCGGTCGGCCAGACGTCTCGCCTGTTGAACCAGATTGGTGACCAGTATGATGGTCATATCCTTTTTCAGCTCTTTGAGCACATCTTCGATGCGCATGGTGGTGACCGGATCGACGGCAATCGAGAATTCGTCCAGCATCAGCAGGTCCGGATCCTGTGAGAGCGCTCTGGCGATGGTCAGGCGCTGTTGCTGTCCACCGGAGAGCAAGCTGCCGAGTGAGTTGAGGCGATCTTTCACCTCGTCCCAAAGGGCGGCACGGGTCAGACAGCGTTCAACGATGATATCCAGTTCGCTCTTACTGTTGATGCCTCGCAGCCTGGGTGACAGGGCAACGTTTTCATAGATTGTCAGTGGCAAACCCACCGGCAGGGGAAACACCACACCGATGCGGCTGCGCAGGGCGTAGATATTCTGCAGATTCTGAATATCCAGTCCATTGAATTTGATCTGTCCCTCAACCGACATGTTGGTGTCGAAGGTGTCCATACGGTTGATTGATTTCAGGAACGAGGTCTTTCCCGCATTGGCCGGGCCGATGATGCCGAACACCTCGTGCTCACGTATTTCCAGGTTTACCCCTTTCAGTGCGGTGTGTTGGCCATACTTAATGGTCAGGTCATTGATTTCCAGTTTGACCGGGGCCTCTTCCGCGACGGCAACCTGTTCTGTCTCGACTATGAGATTGGTATTGGGATTTACCATTTCTTTTTACCTCGCAGATACATGCGGAAGGCGATCGAGATGCTGTTCATGATCAGTACCATGGCGATCAGTACCAGCGCCACACCAAAGGGCAGCTCTTCCGGTACGCCTGGTACTTGGGTTGCCACCACAAACAGATGCAGCGACATCGCCATGGTCTGATCGAATACGCCCTGAGGCAGGAATGGCAGGAAGAATGCCGCACCGGTAAACATGATCGGTGCGGTCTCGCCTGCGGTGCGGGAGACTTCGAGAATCACACCGGTCAAAATGCCG
This portion of the Candidatus Thiodiazotropha endoloripes genome encodes:
- a CDS encoding phosphate ABC transporter ATP-binding protein, giving the protein MNAIIDQDDNQSPEYAIHTRKLNLWYGTFQALFDVDLSIRNGMITSLIGPSGCGKSTFLRSVNRINERLGYVRIEGDINVLDNNIYDPAVELVQVRKQIGMVFQRPNPLPISIRDNILFGHRLHNKGSKADQDEIVESALKQVLLWEKVKDRLNNKGTELSLEEQQKLCIARLLPVKPSVLLMDEPCSALDPKGTAAVEELIWELRGEYTILIVTHNMAQARRASEECIFMLMGRVIEHQATEDLFVTPEQKETADYIEGRYG
- a CDS encoding phosphate ABC transporter ATP-binding protein; amino-acid sequence: MVNPNTNLIVETEQVAVAEEAPVKLEINDLTIKYGQHTALKGVNLEIREHEVFGIIGPANAGKTSFLKSINRMDTFDTNMSVEGQIKFNGLDIQNLQNIYALRSRIGVVFPLPVGLPLTIYENVALSPRLRGINSKSELDIIVERCLTRAALWDEVKDRLNSLGSLLSGGQQQRLTIARALSQDPDLLMLDEFSIAVDPVTTMRIEDVLKELKKDMTIILVTNLVQQARRLADRTAFFLENECVEVGNTEDLFTGEVKDQRTRDYVEGKFG